A window of Herpetosiphonaceae bacterium genomic DNA:
GGTGGGCGCGAGCGGCACGATCGATGTCTTCGTTGTGGGGCGGACGGATGACGGCTCGATCGCCGGGGTGACGACGCAGGTGGTTGAAACCTAACGCGCTCGGCTCATACACAGACAGCGCCCGCTCGATCGACGAGTGGGCGCTGCTGATTCATGTCATGCTGTTTGTCACGCTACTGCGTATCGACGCGCGCCTCGATCACGCTCTGGATGCTGGACGAGACATTCGACAGGAAGTTATAGCCTGTCCAGTACTCGACCTGATCCACGCTGTAGCGATATTGCCGCCAGTCGTTGTAGCGAATGCCCTGCTTGTTGGGCATGCTCACGGCAATCACGCGCGTTGAAGTATTGACGCGCGCCAGATCGTTGCTACCCTCCGGCAACACGACGATCACCTTCCAGGTAAAGCCGGGAATGCGAATCTTGCCACCGGCGAGCGTGCCAAGCGATTCGTCGCCGCCGCTGATGATATACAGCTCGTTACCGGCGCGCACCAGATCGCGGCAGTAGTTCTCCAGCGCGTTCCACGGCCCCTGGTTGTTATCGGGTGCCTGCGGAATAATGTTGGTCATCAAAAACGTGGCCTGGTTGTCGGTCGTCGTGAGCGTGCGGTCGCCGGAGGGAGTCATATGGCCGCGATCATAGCCGCTGCCGGTGTAATCGCCGGGCTGTACGCGATACCACCCGCTGGGCAGCGAGTTGTCGGGCTGGAAGTCGCTGCGCGGTGCGCCGCCGAGATCTCCGGCATCCAGGTGCCAGCTTACCCAGTTTGGAATCCCGTTGTAGCGATGGTACGACAGCGCGTACTGCGGACGCTGGATCAGGTAGTTGGTTTCATTCGCGGTGCTGCTGGTAGCACCGCTGGGGTTGCCGAGCGTGAGGTTAACGGCGGGATCGGTGTGGGCGCGGGCGCTGGATGCGGCACCGGCGAGCATGAGCGCGGCGAGGGCGATTCCAATGATACGAGCGCGAACGTTGAGCATATGGAGCGCCTTTCTTGAGAGACGGCCCGATTGTGTGTGCGTGGTAATAGAACACTGCTATGTTAAACAGAGGCGGCAGATTTGTCAAAAGCAAGTTAATACGCTATTAAGCACGTGCGTACGGAGGCATGTCAGTACACGATTGAGTCAGGACCGCAACACTTCCACCATTCGCCCCGGCATATGCTCACTTGTGCGCAGCAGCGCATCTGTAGTACACTCGCGCTAGATTCAGGAGTGCAGCATGACCGACACCTTGTTGACCTCGCATCGCGATGGCGTCACGACCTTTACGATCAATCGCCCGCATGTCCGTAACGCCGTCGATGCGCCCACAATGATCGCGCTGCGGCAGGGCATCGAAGCGTGCGAGAGCGACGGCACGCGCGTGATCGTTATCACCGGAGCGCACGGCTCGTTCTCATCCGGCACCGACATCGCGGTAGCACTTCAGCCCGGCGTCACTCCCGAGGCAGCCCAGGAGATTCTGACCGGAGCATACGGGCCGACGCTGCTGGCAATCCGCAGCTCATCGTGGCCGGTGATCGCCGCCGTGGACGGCATGGCCGCCGGGCTGGGCTGCGACATTGCGCTCGCGTGCGACCTGCGGCTGGTTTCCGAGCGCGGCGCGTTCGCCGAGCTATTCATCCGTGTAGGACTGGTGCCCGACGGCGGCGGCACCTACACGCTGCCGCGTCTTGTGGGCGTAGGCCGCGCGCTCGAAATGATGTGGACGGGACGGACTGTGGAGGCCGACGAGGCGTTGCAGATCGGGCTTGCCAATGCGCGCTTCCCGACGGAGACATTCACGGACGAGGTGCAGCGGTATGCTGCCCGAATCGCCCAGCAAGCGCCGCTGGCGCTGACGCGCGGCAAGCGCGCGGTCCAGGCTGCGCTCGACGGAACGTACGCGGAGGCGCTCCAGCGCGAGGCGCAGTACCAGCGCGAGATCTTTGCCAGCGAGGATGGATGGGAAGGATTCCGCGCCTTTGCCGAGAAGCGCAGGCCGGTGTGGAAGGGGAAGTAACGAAGAACAAAGAACCGGGCGCCATGCGGATGCCAGGCGGGTGCCAGGCCCAGAGGGCACCCGGCGCACAAGGGGAGAACCAAGATCAAAGTTCAAGGAACACGAAACTTTGAACTTTGAACTTGAAACTTTGAACTCGGAACTCGCAACAAGGAGGCGAAGATGCTCAATCTAGCGATGATCATCGAGGATCACGCCCAGAAACGGCCCAGCCGCGAGGCGGTAGTCTTTCAGAATACGCGCCTGTCGTACGGCCAACTGAA
This region includes:
- a CDS encoding DNA/RNA non-specific endonuclease, translated to MLNVRARIIGIALAALMLAGAASSARAHTDPAVNLTLGNPSGATSSTANETNYLIQRPQYALSYHRYNGIPNWVSWHLDAGDLGGAPRSDFQPDNSLPSGWYRVQPGDYTGSGYDRGHMTPSGDRTLTTTDNQATFLMTNIIPQAPDNNQGPWNALENYCRDLVRAGNELYIISGGDESLGTLAGGKIRIPGFTWKVIVVLPEGSNDLARVNTSTRVIAVSMPNKQGIRYNDWRQYRYSVDQVEYWTGYNFLSNVSSSIQSVIEARVDTQ
- a CDS encoding enoyl-CoA hydratase-related protein is translated as MTDTLLTSHRDGVTTFTINRPHVRNAVDAPTMIALRQGIEACESDGTRVIVITGAHGSFSSGTDIAVALQPGVTPEAAQEILTGAYGPTLLAIRSSSWPVIAAVDGMAAGLGCDIALACDLRLVSERGAFAELFIRVGLVPDGGGTYTLPRLVGVGRALEMMWTGRTVEADEALQIGLANARFPTETFTDEVQRYAARIAQQAPLALTRGKRAVQAALDGTYAEALQREAQYQREIFASEDGWEGFRAFAEKRRPVWKGK